Proteins from one Algicella marina genomic window:
- a CDS encoding GNAT family N-acetyltransferase, whose product MPVRRPATTEDCRAIAQIWNRIIRETATTFTTAEKAAKDIPLTNTHVLADGDTVLGFTTRAPFRAGPGYLRTHEITIYLAEGARGGGLGVALLRPLEEEAREAGIHSLIAGLAGKNAPARAFFLRHGFIEVGLIPEAGWKFGDWHDLRLLQKRL is encoded by the coding sequence ATGCCCGTTAGACGCCCCGCCACCACCGAAGACTGCCGTGCCATTGCGCAGATCTGGAACCGGATCATTCGTGAAACGGCGACCACCTTCACGACCGCGGAGAAAGCGGCGAAGGATATCCCCCTGACCAACACCCATGTTCTGGCAGACGGCGACACCGTCCTCGGCTTCACTACCCGTGCCCCGTTTCGCGCCGGGCCGGGCTACCTTCGCACGCATGAAATCACCATCTACCTCGCCGAAGGTGCAAGAGGCGGCGGCCTCGGCGTCGCGCTCCTTCGGCCGCTGGAAGAGGAGGCTCGAGAAGCGGGCATTCACAGCCTGATCGCCGGACTGGCCGGAAAGAATGCCCCCGCCCGCGCCTTCTTCCTCCGCCACGGCTTTATCGAGGTTGGCCTCATTCCCGAAGCAGGCTGGAAATTCGGTGACTGGCACGATCTGCGCCTCCTGCAGAAGCGGCTCTGA
- a CDS encoding molecular chaperone DjiA gives MSIWTRILEALKALATGEHLSEIFDRLRTPPERSIAFTIAVISLGAKMAKADGAVSQAEVAAFREVFHIAREDEESAARVFNLARQDVAGYEFYAARIGQMFADDREVLENILEGLFHISTADGFYHDAENEFLRTVAEKLGLTEACFRKIRARYVPDAEPDPYTVLGVPADAPLDEIRGAWRGLIRETHPDRLIARGLPEEAIKLATRRLAAINDAWEEIQRTHPRQPAA, from the coding sequence ATGTCGATCTGGACCCGCATTCTCGAAGCCCTGAAGGCACTCGCTACCGGCGAGCACCTGTCGGAGATATTCGACCGTCTCCGCACCCCGCCGGAGCGTTCCATCGCCTTCACCATCGCGGTCATCTCTCTGGGTGCAAAGATGGCCAAGGCCGATGGTGCAGTAAGCCAGGCGGAGGTTGCGGCCTTCCGTGAAGTCTTCCACATCGCACGGGAGGACGAGGAAAGCGCAGCCCGCGTCTTCAACCTCGCCCGCCAGGATGTCGCCGGCTACGAATTCTATGCCGCCCGCATCGGCCAGATGTTCGCCGATGATCGCGAGGTTCTGGAAAACATCCTTGAGGGCCTGTTCCACATTTCCACCGCCGACGGTTTCTACCACGATGCCGAAAACGAGTTCCTGCGCACCGTTGCGGAGAAGCTGGGATTGACGGAAGCCTGTTTCCGCAAGATCCGCGCCCGCTACGTTCCCGATGCGGAACCGGACCCTTATACGGTCCTCGGCGTCCCTGCCGACGCGCCTCTTGATGAAATCCGCGGCGCATGGCGCGGCCTGATCCGCGAAACCCACCCCGATCGGCTGATCGCCCGCGGCCTGCCGGAAGAGGCGATCAAGCTTGCCACCAGGCGACTCGCCGCCATCAATGACGCGTGGGAAGAAATTCAGCGCACCCATCCCCGTCAGCCCGCCGCCTGA